Proteins encoded in a region of the Cheilinus undulatus linkage group 8, ASM1832078v1, whole genome shotgun sequence genome:
- the rpl18 gene encoding 60S ribosomal protein L18: MFNNRQKTISSSSVITTRGTIILKCLSSLKPAGNAWAGCSQSETRDFSALFIARPRLFLFLSRSESKMGVDIRHNKDRKVHRKEPKSQDIYLRLLVKLYRFLARRSNAPFNKVVLRRLFMSRTNRPPISISRLIRKMKMPGRENRTAVVVGTVTDDVRIQDIPKLKICALRVTDGARRRILKAGGQVMTFDQLALAAPKGQGTVLLSGPRKGREVYRHFGKAPGTPHSHTKPYVRSKGRKFERARGRRASRGYKN; encoded by the exons ATGTTCAACAACAGACAAAAA acgATATCGTCGTCGTCAGTCATTACCACTAGAGGCACCATCATTCTCAAATGCTTGTCTTCACTCAAGCCTGCAGGAAACGCATGGGCTGGCTGTAGCCAATCAGAAACACGAGATTTCAGCGCACTGTTTATCGCGAGACCTCGGCTCTTCCTTTTCCTTTCTCGCTCTGAGTCCAAGATG GGAGTTGACATCAGGCATAACAAGGACCGTAAGGTGCACAGGAAAGAACCAAAGAGCCAAGATATCTATCTGAGGCTCTTGGTTAAG TTGTACAGGTTCCTGGCCCGTCGCTCTAATGCTCCCTTCAACAAGGTGGTCCTGAGAAGGCTCTTCATGAGCAGAACCAACAGGCCCCCCATCTCTATCTCTCGCCTG ATCCGTAAGATGAAGATGCCTGGCCGTGAGAACAGAACTGCTGTAGTGGTGGGAACCGTCACTGATGATGTCAGGATTCAGGATATCCCCAAGCTCAAG ATCTGTGCTCTGAGAGTAACTGACGGTGCCCGCCGCAGAATTCTGAAGGCAGGCGGCCAGGTGATGACCTTTGACCAGCTGGCTTTGGCTGCTCCCAAAGGACAGGGCACAGTGCTGCTGTCAG GACCCCGCAAAGGTAGAGAGGTGTACAGACACTTTGGCAAGGCCCCTGGAACTCCTCACAGCCACACCAA ACCCTACGTCCGCTCCAAGGGCAGGAAGTTTGAGAGGGCTCGTGGTCGCAGAGCCAGCCGTGGCTACAAGAACTAG
- the sphk2 gene encoding sphingosine kinase 2, with protein MRSPEPSSPSTAEALLHGQFASWGSGSNSNNNSCPNSPGGPGGLSPAASPTPAPASNYALTLTHTHIHIQRLSPRPGKEARLLLPLSELVGCSCPRAPAPPLLVLYWYPPGKRRKGVSRRRQVRAYLAESRAEAERWSAAVQCLLRDVTVTADTEFSRNLLPRPRRLLLLVNPFSGRGQAMQWCQTHILPMIREANISYNLIQTERQNHARELIREISLPEWDGIIIVSGDGLLHEVINGLMERADWEQAIKTPVGILPCGSGNALAGSINHNAGYDMCLREPLLLNCCFLLCRGGVQPMDLVSVTTSPASSNNSRAPRRLFSFLSVAWGFVSDVDIESERYRGLGSARFTLGTLVRIASLRSYKGRLSYLPPSICNTSPDATPPPPRRPLSRSITEGLEGFCRTPIHRTCSDMGISEQRSLRRGEGEREKEERQRERERRRERARGGGTGVVRASSLAEDREREREGEVEMEAEEERSGTCSERSGTSSESNERDDCSMGKERLEGIKDEREEEGGIEQDSSEMEEEDREKDGEGSGGSVEESRDLGEGCGVDMGQETNEETVGCYTYEDNLQEARQALRKNSAPSSQIANALFNQPLNQEVNTDSSTSYRVEDVDLNGTYYQKEPYPLDVTRERSLTISSPFRHSPFSYKPKTLDQNQNSSRPRPLSLLQHSHSNSLPPKLPSLSLSLSPTPPSSPSCASPHSSSYLVPRPNTPNSTSPSPSLRTPSSSFNFDIAEPAGPQKNRPYVSLPLNLPKDDLLPPLDQPLPTRDWITIEGDFVLVLALYQTHLGADLHAAPQARFDDGLIHLTFVRAGISRATLLRLFFAMERGTHHSVSSPYVSHVTCRAFRLQPLSTRGTLTVDGELVPYGPLQAQVHPSMARLIVGECGVKITRF; from the exons ATGCGGTCTCCAGAACCTTCGTCACCTTCCACAGCAGAAGCCCTCCTTCATGGCCAGTTTGCTAGCTGGGGATCAGGCAGCAACAGTAACAATAACAGCTGCCCCAACAGCCCTGGTGGTCCAGGGGGACTCTCCCCGGCTGCCTCCCCTACTCCGGCTCCAGCTTCCAACTATGCCTTGACCCTCACCCACACCCACATTCACATCCAGCGTCTGTCACCACGGCCAGGGAAGGAAGCCCGTCTCTTGCTGCCTTTATCAGAACTGGTGGGATGCAGCTGCCCCCGTGCCCCTGCGCCCCCTCTCCTGGTGCTGTACTGGTACCCACCAGGAAAACGACGGAAAGGGGTGTCAAGGCGCAGGCAGGTGAGGGCGTACCTAGCGGAAAGCAGGGCTGAAGCTGAGAGATGGTCGGCTGCTGTGCAATGTCTACTCAGAGATGTGACCGTCACTGCTGACACAG AATTTTCAAGAAATCTGCTACCTCGTCCCAGGCGACTACTGTTATTGGTCAATCCTTTTAGTGGGAGAGGCCAGGCAATGCAGTGGTGTCAGACCCACATCCTGCCAATGATCAGAGAGGCCAACATAAGTTATAACCTCATACAGACAG AACGTCAGAACCATGCCAGAGAGCTGATCAGAGAGATTTCTCTCCCAGAGTGGGATGGCATCATCATCGTTTCTGGGGATGGCCTACTGCACGAG GTGATCAATGGGCTGATGGAGCGTGCTGACTGGGAACAAGCAATAAAAACACCTGTCGGCATTCTACCCTGTGGTTCTGGAAATGCACTAGCTGGCTCCATCAACCACAACGCAGG GTATGACATGTGCCTTCGGGAACCTCTCCTTTTGAACTGCTGCTTCTTGCTCTGTCGAGGTGGTGTCCAGCCCATGGACCTGGTCTCTGTGACAACAAGCCCAGCTTCCTCTAACAATAGTCGTGCACCCAGGAgactgttttctttcctttctgttGCCTGGGGCTTTGTGTCTGATGTGGACATAGAGAGTGAAAG gtaTCGCGGCTTGGGATCAGCTCGCTTCACCCTGGGGACGCTGGTGCGCATTGCTTCTCTTCGATCCTACAAGGGTCGTCTGTCCTACCTGCCTCCCTCCATTTGCAACACTTCACCAGATGCCACGCCCCCTCCTCCAAGGAGACCCCTCTCCCGAAGTATCACTGAAGGCCTGGAAGGATTCTGCCGAACCCCCATTCATCGCACCTGCTCTGACATGGGCATCAGCGAACAGAGGAGCCTGCGTCGGGGTGAGGGAGAGCGTGAaaaagaagagagacagagggaaagggagaggaggagggagagggccAGGGGAGGAGGAACTGGCGTGGTGAGAGCAAGCAGCCTGGCtgaggacagagagagggagcgagagGGAGAGGTAGAGATGGAAGCAGAAGAGGAAAGGTCAGGGACGTGTTCGGAGAGGTCAGGGACGAGTTCTGAATCAAATGAAAGGGATGACTGTAGTATGGGAAAGGAAAGATTGGAGGGGATCAAGGATGAAAGGGAAGAAGAGGGAGGAATAGAGCAGGACTCAAGTGAGATGGAAGAGGAGGATAGGGAGAAGGATGGGGAAGGGAGTGGGGGTTCTGTAGAGGAGAGCAGAGACCTGGGAGAAGGCTGTGGGGTAGACATGGGGCAGGAGACCAATGAAGAGACAGTGGGTTGTTACACTTATGAAGACAACCTTCAGGAAGCCAGACAGGCCCTAAGAAAGAATTCAGCCCCTTCCAGTCAGATAGCCAACGCTCTGTTCAACCAGCCTCTCAATCAAGAGGTTAACACCGACTCAAGCACCTCGTACAGGGTGGAGGATGTGGATCTAAATGGGACCTACTACCAGAAAGAGCCCTACCCACTGGACGTTACTCGAGAACGATCGCTTACTATTTCCTCTCCTTTCCGTCACTCTCCCTTCTCTTATAAGCCCAAGACCCTGGACCAAAACCAAAACTCCTCCCGGCCGAggcctctctccctcctccaacACTCCCACTCAAACTCTCTCCCCCCGAAGCTCCCCTCTCTGTCCTTGTCTCTTTCTCCCACACCTCCATCTTCCCCCTCATGTGCCTCCCCACACTCCTCATCCTACCTTGTCCCACGTCCTAACACCCCAAACTCTACCTCTCCCTCACCCTCTTTACGCACGCCGTCCTCAtcttttaactttgacattgcCGAGCCAGCAGGACCCCAGAAGAACCGTCCTTATGTCTCACTGCCTTTAAATCTCCCAAAAGATGACTTGCTACCCCCCCTAGACCAGCCCCTTCCCACCAGAGACTGGATCACCATTGAAGGAGACTTTGTCCTGGTCCTGGCTCTGTACCAGACCCACCTAGGGGCTGATCTTCATGCTGCACCCCAGGCCAGGTTTGATGATGGGCTGATTCACCTAACTTTTGTGCGGGCGGGGATCTCCAGAGCCACTCTACTGAGACTGTTCTTCGCCATGGAAAGAGGGACCCACCACTCCGTCAGTTCACCGTATGTGAGCCATGTGACCTGCAGGGCATTCAGGTTGCAGCCTCTGTCCACACGGGGGACTCTCACCGTGGATGGAGAGCTGGTGCCCTATGGGCCTCTTCAAGCACAG GTTCATCCCTCCATGGCTCGTCTCATCGTcggtgaatgtggagtgaagaTTACCAGATTCTAA
- the si:ch211-120k19.1 gene encoding mpv17-like protein produces MHRAWAAFKAHPYISNVLGYTTLFASADLIQQSMLGGKHTTGSTPEDTAGIDWHQTARVATVGFCFHANFNYHWLRGLERMLPGGGVRAVTGKVVVDQLIAAPLTISAFYIGLSLLENREDPLEDWRQKFWTSYKAGVVYWSIMQAVNFALVPPVARTTFLGGIALTFTIFLCHLRKQPNQKLE; encoded by the exons ATGCATCGGGCCTGGGCTGCGTTCAAGGCTCACCCTTACATCAGTAACGTCCTGGGATACACAACACTGTTTGCCTCCGCTGACCTCATACAGCAGAGCATGCTGGGTGGGAAACACACCACAGGATCCACACCAGAGGATACAGCTGGCATCGACTGGCATCAGACAGCTCGAGTGGCAACCGTCGGCTTCTGTTTCCATGCCAACTTCAACTACCACTGGCTGAGAGGGCTGGAGAGGATGCTGCCAGGAGGTGGGGTGAGGGCGGTGACGGGGAAGGTTGTGGTGgatcagctgattgcagctCCTCTCACCATCAGTGCCTTTTATATTG GTTTAAGTCTACTGGAAAACAGAGAGGATCCACTAGAAGACTGGAGACAGAAATTCTGGACTTCTTATAAG GCTGGAGTAGTATACTGGTCAATAATGCAG GCGGTAAACTTTGCTCTGGTCCCACCTGTGGCTCGGACGACATTTCTGGGAGGCATCGCTCTGACATTCACCATCTTCCTGTGTCACCTCAGAAAGCAGCCAAACCAAAAACTAGAATAA